A single genomic interval of Candidatus Micrarchaeia archaeon harbors:
- a CDS encoding S-adenosylmethionine decarboxylase translates to MRDIAPHITRQRLVVEGFFEIPVRRKTILAFFRGITRELGLHTYGKPTIHATGNIGKAINQGFDSFVPLIDSGIALYVWGNAKFFSTVIYTCKKFDSKKAVNFTKRFFKSKRMVHSSF, encoded by the coding sequence ATGCGAGATATTGCACCCCATATAACCAGGCAGAGGTTAGTTGTAGAAGGATTTTTCGAAATACCCGTCCGAAGAAAAACCATTCTTGCTTTTTTCAGGGGAATCACAAGAGAGCTGGGCCTGCACACCTATGGGAAACCCACCATACACGCCACGGGGAATATTGGAAAAGCGATAAACCAGGGCTTTGACTCTTTCGTTCCGCTCATAGATTCCGGCATCGCGCTTTATGTGTGGGGCAACGCAAAATTCTTCTCAACCGTGATTTACACCTGCAAGAAGTTCGACAGCAAGAAAGCGGTAAATTTCACGAAGCGCTTCTTCAAGTCGAAGAGAATGGTGCATAGTTCGTTCTAA
- a CDS encoding DUF655 domain-containing protein, with product MEENAWIVEYLPGGRSSDVRREPLVQMVGGQFFTLLEATLKPEATVSIGQKVYIGKEQRNEVSRIKGKLNYSELTQNAKENLSVIMRSAIAEHEQEFVNFLNKAGPISMRVHQLELLPGVGKKHLESLLNEREKKPFENFDDVKKRIPSIADPALMFAHRIMGELEGKEKHYLFIKPFSMRTF from the coding sequence ATGGAGGAGAACGCATGGATAGTCGAATATCTCCCGGGAGGGAGGTCCAGCGACGTGAGGCGCGAGCCCCTGGTTCAGATGGTGGGGGGCCAGTTTTTCACCCTGCTCGAAGCAACGCTCAAGCCCGAAGCTACCGTTTCCATAGGGCAGAAGGTTTACATAGGAAAGGAGCAGAGGAACGAAGTGAGCAGGATAAAGGGCAAGTTGAACTACTCGGAACTTACACAGAACGCCAAGGAGAACCTGTCCGTGATAATGAGGTCGGCAATAGCTGAGCACGAGCAGGAGTTCGTGAATTTCCTGAACAAGGCAGGACCCATTTCGATGAGGGTGCACCAGCTCGAGCTGCTGCCAGGGGTTGGGAAGAAGCACCTGGAGTCCCTGCTGAACGAGAGGGAGAAGAAGCCGTTCGAGAATTTCGATGACGTGAAGAAGCGCATACCCTCGATTGCGGACCCTGCGCTGATGTTCGCGCACAGGATAATGGGGGAGCTGGAGGGGAAGGAGAAGCATTACCTCTTCATAAAGCCGTTCTCGATGAGAACTTTCTGA
- a CDS encoding 50S ribosomal protein L21e (mediates an interaction between 5S and domains II and V of 23S) produces the protein MVKRSRGFFSKGTKSTKKKRTLTANDFVKPFRPGERIVISIGPYFKGLPHPRYNGISGEVVKKQGTAYIVRITDGGLVKTLVLSPVHMMKAGARKAKKVSK, from the coding sequence ATGGTTAAGAGGTCAAGGGGATTTTTCTCCAAAGGAACGAAATCCACGAAAAAGAAGAGAACGCTCACCGCAAATGATTTCGTGAAGCCGTTCAGGCCTGGAGAGAGGATAGTGATATCCATAGGCCCGTATTTCAAGGGCCTGCCGCACCCGAGGTACAACGGCATAAGCGGAGAGGTCGTGAAGAAGCAGGGGACAGCATACATAGTGAGGATAACGGATGGCGGCCTCGTGAAGACGCTCGTGCTCAGCCCGGTGCACATGATGAAAGCTGGTGCGAGGAAAGCGAAGAAGGTGAGCAAATGA